The Deltaproteobacteria bacterium nucleotide sequence CACGTCTTCGAATTTCATCTTGCCACCGGGATCGTCATGCGGATAGTCCGTCGCGAACAGAAACCGTTCGGCGCCAAGGAACTCGATCGCCTCGGGCAGCTCCGGCTCTTCGGTCTCGATGGTAAACGACATGTTGTTCCTGAAATAGTAGCTCGCCGGCCGCTTGTTCTTTTCCAGAAACAGATTCGCCGGGTTGATGGCCCGGGCGCGCCGCAACCGCTCGCCGGTCTTAGTCAAAATGCCACGATTATTGAGCGGATCTTCTTGGTCGGCATAGTCCACCGGCGGCGACTCTAGGCATTTGTCGAGCCATTGCACCAGCGGTTTGATAAACGACGTGCCCGCCTCCGTAAAGATAAATTGCAGCCCGGGAAAATCATCGAGCAGCCCGCTGGTAATCAGCGACACCAGGCTCATCTGCCCTTCCTGCGGCGCAAAAATATACAAACCGTCGCGCTGAAAAATCGACAGATTGCTAATCCGGTGGCCGTGCTGCACGTTGTGCAGATAAATGGGCATTGCTAACTCTTCGGCGCGTTTGAAAAATGGCCAGAGCTCGCGGTGGCTGCCGAGGGGATCGCTGTACGGGTGATCCTTCACCGGGAAAACTTTGTCGAGCACCACCGAGCAGAAACCTTCTCCCTTTGCCCATTCCATCTCGCGGATGGACGCCGGCACATCCTGTAGCGGCACCAGCGCCGAGCCGAGAATCTTGCCGGAGTATGCTTTCATGAGTCGCAGCAGCGACTCGTTGTGCGAGCGCGCCATGCGGCAGGCTAGCTCTGGCTCAATCAAATAAGACCACCAGCCGGAGAACTGTGGCAAAATAATATGCTGATCGATGCCCAAGCGCCCGTCGTAGTCCTTCATGCGCGCAATCGGATCCCACAGGCTTTGGAACATCGCGCCGGAACCCGGCGCCGGCAGCGGGCTCGTGCCCGGCACTTCCGCCGGATAGCCGGGAAAATCGACGTCGGTGTATAGTTGCCGTTCGTCGAATTTCAGAATTGGTTTGATCTTGTCGAAACTGCCGCTGACAGCGTCGAAAGCATCCTTCGGCATCAAGTGAGTATCGCAGTCAATGATCATCCAGAACCTCGCTAGTGTCTCTGTCAGTAAATTCTTAACGCATTAGAGTCCGGCGACGGCCTCAAGTCAACACCAAAGGCGCAAAGGGTGATCTTCTTGCCGCGCAAATCCTCCGGCTTCTTGATCTCCGCTCGCGATAGAATGCTG carries:
- a CDS encoding amidohydrolase codes for the protein MIIDCDTHLMPKDAFDAVSGSFDKIKPILKFDERQLYTDVDFPGYPAEVPGTSPLPAPGSGAMFQSLWDPIARMKDYDGRLGIDQHIILPQFSGWWSYLIEPELACRMARSHNESLLRLMKAYSGKILGSALVPLQDVPASIREMEWAKGEGFCSVVLDKVFPVKDHPYSDPLGSHRELWPFFKRAEELAMPIYLHNVQHGHRISNLSIFQRDGLYIFAPQEGQMSLVSLITSGLLDDFPGLQFIFTEAGTSFIKPLVQWLDKCLESPPVDYADQEDPLNNRGILTKTGERLRRARAINPANLFLEKNKRPASYYFRNNMSFTIETEEPELPEAIEFLGAERFLFATDYPHDDPGGKMKFEDVRLLRDHKKISEAHKELIRSTNAQRLFGI